In Thermococcus camini, a genomic segment contains:
- a CDS encoding chloride channel protein — translation MTSGDGAYLRKWGIVMAFSILAGLVGGLGAIVFRVFIGVVHRFFFEWLLPRVSYEVGSFNIGCILLPTLGALVVTLFVIKCPEIKGNGIPEVIEAVIFKGGNIPGKFAVLKTIATAITIGSGGSVGREGPIGFIGASLTSILARRFNLSKEMKKLLVTCGLAAGIAGTFNTPLAGAMFALEVVYMGAFSINLVPIFIAAVTGNAVTLAVLKKAVEIEIPGNIGHTLPELPLFFLLGLSLGLLAAFYARFLYRVVDGFSKANVPEVIKPAMGGFGVGVLGMLFPIYGIFGIGYEGMRMAFYGELAIGLLIVLGLVKMLATALTIGSGQSGGVFAPSLYIGTMFGAAFGEIVKTLLPALDANPAVYALAGMAAFFSGMTQAPLTQILMVTELTRSYAVLPAVMTSATIGFLTARFFLKGESIYTLKLIRKGYHVTTGKPVILETISVGEIMTREPVYVHKDATLLDVEHLISETAHDCFPVVDDDMNVIGVVGIKDILKKPTSLKRIRVERFLKSRPFTVTYPTETAEDAFEKLMEYDLNLLPVVRSEEDPKLIGVVTKRDIYRAYYRGLEGMYID, via the coding sequence ATGACCTCAGGAGACGGGGCGTACCTCAGGAAATGGGGCATAGTAATGGCCTTCTCCATTCTGGCCGGCCTGGTGGGCGGTTTGGGGGCGATAGTCTTTAGGGTATTCATAGGAGTGGTTCACAGGTTTTTCTTCGAGTGGCTTCTCCCCCGGGTTTCCTACGAGGTGGGAAGCTTTAATATCGGTTGCATACTCCTGCCAACGCTCGGCGCGTTGGTGGTCACGCTCTTTGTCATCAAGTGTCCCGAGATTAAGGGGAACGGCATCCCGGAGGTCATAGAGGCCGTCATATTCAAGGGCGGCAACATCCCCGGAAAGTTCGCGGTTCTGAAGACTATAGCCACGGCGATAACCATAGGCTCCGGCGGCAGCGTGGGACGTGAGGGACCGATAGGATTCATCGGGGCTTCTCTGACCTCCATCCTCGCGCGCCGGTTCAATCTCTCAAAGGAAATGAAAAAGCTCCTGGTCACCTGCGGTCTGGCAGCAGGTATAGCCGGCACCTTCAACACCCCGCTCGCGGGGGCGATGTTCGCCCTTGAGGTCGTCTATATGGGAGCTTTTTCGATAAACCTTGTTCCGATATTCATAGCGGCCGTAACGGGCAACGCGGTAACCCTGGCGGTTCTTAAAAAGGCCGTCGAGATAGAGATACCCGGTAACATCGGGCACACGCTTCCAGAGCTTCCCCTGTTCTTTCTCCTTGGGTTAAGCCTCGGCCTCCTGGCGGCATTCTACGCGCGGTTCCTCTACCGTGTAGTTGATGGGTTCTCGAAGGCCAACGTGCCCGAAGTCATAAAACCCGCGATGGGCGGCTTCGGAGTCGGCGTTCTTGGAATGCTGTTTCCCATCTACGGAATATTCGGGATAGGCTACGAGGGCATGAGGATGGCCTTCTACGGAGAGCTGGCGATAGGGCTTCTCATCGTCCTCGGACTGGTTAAGATGCTCGCCACTGCTCTGACTATCGGCTCCGGTCAGAGCGGTGGAGTTTTTGCCCCGAGCCTCTACATCGGAACCATGTTTGGGGCCGCCTTTGGGGAGATTGTAAAAACTCTCCTCCCAGCTCTCGACGCAAACCCGGCCGTCTATGCCCTGGCCGGAATGGCGGCCTTTTTCAGCGGCATGACCCAGGCACCGCTAACCCAGATACTCATGGTCACGGAGCTGACGAGGAGCTACGCCGTTCTGCCCGCGGTGATGACCTCCGCGACCATAGGCTTCCTAACGGCCAGGTTCTTCCTCAAGGGGGAGTCCATCTACACCCTCAAGCTCATCAGAAAGGGCTACCATGTAACGACGGGCAAACCGGTCATACTCGAGACCATCTCCGTCGGGGAAATAATGACGAGGGAGCCGGTTTACGTCCACAAAGACGCGACGCTTCTCGATGTTGAGCACCTCATAAGCGAGACCGCCCACGACTGCTTCCCCGTTGTCGATGACGATATGAATGTAATCGGAGTTGTGGGAATAAAGGACATCCTGAAAAAGCCGACTTCGCTGAAGAGAATCAGGGTCGAGAGGTTCCTGAAATCAAGGCCCTTCACAGTCACATACCCAACAGAGACAGCGGAGGATGCCTTTGAAAAGCTTATGGAGTACGACCTAAACTTGCTCCCCGTGGTTCGCTCAGAGGAGGACCCAAAACTCATTGGTGTTGTGACCAAAAGGGACATATACCGCGCCTACTACCGCGGCCTGGAGGGAATGTACATAGACTGA
- a CDS encoding lysylphosphatidylglycerol synthase transmembrane domain-containing protein, producing MLESIATSAQQYFSVVVSASLKYLILAFLTYYVSVVLYGIRWKLVLRGVGRDAPLHELIKAILASIFMNNVTPMSRSGGELLRMAWVSKRANIPTGVSAVSIVYERILETIPIFALFLVGMTYFSSGEPLPFIILGIAGVILVWIKWDAFVRLSLRLFRTPVTDDEMKRITALRSMHSLNMAAVLLSSTVWLLDVVRLKLIALAFGLNLAWSFIAVISIANLLFGLVAFTPGGVGIIEGGLVGTLTYFGIPTALAVSITLLERFVSYVASSLVGLAVLLTSGGVEIWKALKSQ from the coding sequence ATGCTGGAGAGTATCGCAACGTCGGCGCAGCAGTATTTTTCAGTGGTCGTTAGCGCGTCCCTCAAGTACCTCATCTTAGCCTTTCTCACGTACTACGTGAGCGTCGTTCTCTACGGTATCCGCTGGAAGCTCGTCCTGAGGGGCGTCGGTAGAGACGCACCCCTGCATGAGCTCATCAAGGCTATCCTAGCTTCGATTTTCATGAACAACGTCACCCCAATGAGCAGGAGCGGAGGAGAACTGCTCAGAATGGCATGGGTTTCCAAAAGGGCCAACATCCCCACGGGAGTTTCCGCGGTCAGCATAGTCTACGAGCGCATACTGGAAACCATCCCCATATTCGCCCTGTTCCTAGTTGGTATGACCTACTTCTCATCCGGGGAACCCCTCCCGTTCATAATCCTCGGTATAGCCGGCGTGATCCTGGTATGGATTAAGTGGGATGCCTTCGTGAGGCTCTCGCTCAGGCTTTTCCGAACCCCCGTGACCGATGACGAGATGAAAAGGATAACTGCACTCAGGAGCATGCACAGCCTCAACATGGCTGCGGTACTGCTCAGCTCCACCGTGTGGCTCCTCGATGTCGTCAGATTGAAACTCATAGCCCTCGCCTTTGGCCTCAACCTGGCGTGGAGCTTCATAGCGGTTATCTCAATAGCCAACCTGCTGTTTGGCCTCGTCGCCTTCACCCCCGGAGGTGTGGGAATAATCGAGGGGGGCCTCGTTGGAACACTCACGTACTTCGGCATCCCGACGGCGCTCGCGGTTTCAATAACCCTCCTGGAGCGCTTTGTCTCGTACGTTGCCAGCAGTCTGGTGGGACTGGCGGTTCTCCTGACGTCCGGAGGGGTTGAAATATGGAAAGCCTTAAAATCGCAATAG
- the amrS gene encoding AmmeMemoRadiSam system radical SAM enzyme encodes MREAMYWEPLEGGKVRCRLCPLNCIINEGQRGSCRVRKNINGKLYTFNYGKVSSIAADPVEKKPLFHFWPGSCALSISTVGCNMHCKHCQNWEISQADESFPYLHDMSPEMIVAMAKRYSCESIAYTYNEPVIWYEFVLDTARLAKKEGIYNLLITNGYINEEPFRELAPYIDAMNIDIKAFSDEFYMKIAGVPGGEPSRRTAVIAKREFGIHVELTYLIIPTLNDGEEEIRTFARWVVGELGEDTPVHFSRFFPHYKMSHLPPTPVGTVEMAYRVAREEGLKFVYVGNIPGHEGETTYCPRCGKPLIVRWGFKITEYNITDDGKCRYCGEPIPVVGRYRKKRYDGMWW; translated from the coding sequence ATGCGTGAGGCTATGTACTGGGAGCCGCTAGAAGGCGGAAAGGTGAGGTGTAGACTGTGCCCCCTCAACTGCATCATAAACGAGGGCCAGCGCGGCTCCTGCAGGGTGAGGAAGAACATCAACGGAAAGCTTTACACGTTCAACTACGGCAAGGTTTCGTCCATAGCGGCGGACCCGGTTGAGAAGAAGCCCCTCTTCCACTTCTGGCCCGGATCATGTGCACTCTCGATAAGCACGGTCGGCTGCAACATGCACTGCAAGCACTGCCAGAACTGGGAGATAAGCCAAGCTGATGAAAGCTTTCCCTACCTCCACGACATGAGTCCAGAGATGATAGTTGCGATGGCCAAGCGTTACTCCTGCGAGAGCATAGCCTACACCTACAACGAACCGGTTATCTGGTACGAGTTCGTTCTCGATACAGCGAGGCTGGCAAAGAAGGAGGGGATTTACAATCTCCTCATAACCAACGGCTACATAAACGAGGAGCCGTTTAGAGAACTTGCGCCATACATAGACGCGATGAACATAGATATCAAGGCCTTCAGCGACGAGTTCTACATGAAAATAGCCGGCGTTCCTGGCGGCGAGCCGAGCAGGAGAACAGCGGTTATAGCAAAGAGAGAATTCGGGATCCATGTCGAGCTGACGTATCTCATAATACCCACGCTCAACGACGGGGAGGAAGAGATAAGGACCTTTGCCCGCTGGGTGGTTGGAGAGCTCGGCGAAGATACGCCGGTGCACTTCTCGCGCTTCTTCCCGCACTACAAGATGAGCCACCTCCCCCCAACACCGGTTGGGACGGTCGAAATGGCATACCGCGTTGCCAGGGAGGAGGGACTGAAATTCGTCTACGTCGGCAACATACCCGGACATGAGGGGGAGACCACATACTGCCCCAGGTGCGGCAAACCTTTAATAGTCCGCTGGGGATTCAAAATCACCGAGTACAACATAACCGACGATGGGAAGTGCAGGTACTGCGGCGAACCTATCCCTGTGGTGGGAAGGTATCGAAAAAAGCGATATGACGGGATGTGGTGGTGA
- a CDS encoding TIGR00375 family protein — MQVDADLHIHSRYSKAVSKAMTIPNLAENARFKGLGVVGTGDILNPRWEGELLRYTEKVDEGTYERNGIRFILTAEIEDNRRVHHVLIFPSISAVREMRKELKKYSGDIETEGRPRVGLSAAEIAEMANELGILIGPAHAFTPWTSLYKEYDSLKEAYGNAKIHFLELGLSADSEMADRIKAHHPLTYLSNSDAHSPMPHRLGREFNRFEVKEVTFEEIRKAILKRGGRKIVLNAGLDPRLGKYHLTACSRCYTKYSLEEARAFRWKCPKCGGRIKKGVHDRILELADTEERPEDRPPYLHLAPLAEIIAMVIGKGVETKAVRVIWERFLKEFRSEIRVLVDVPLESLAEVHEEVAKAVWAYREGKLIVIPGGGGKYGEIRLPEEIRKAGIEDLEAIEVEVPKEEYQPRQTSLMKFLRPK, encoded by the coding sequence ATGCAGGTTGATGCCGACCTTCACATACACTCGCGCTACTCCAAGGCCGTCTCGAAAGCCATGACCATCCCCAATCTCGCCGAGAACGCCAGGTTCAAGGGCCTCGGCGTAGTCGGAACCGGCGACATACTCAACCCGAGGTGGGAAGGGGAGCTGCTGAGGTACACCGAAAAGGTGGACGAGGGGACCTACGAGAGGAACGGGATTCGCTTCATCCTCACAGCCGAGATTGAGGATAACCGGCGCGTTCACCACGTCCTTATCTTCCCAAGCATCTCGGCCGTCCGGGAGATGAGGAAGGAGCTGAAAAAGTACTCTGGCGACATAGAGACCGAAGGGAGACCGAGGGTTGGCCTTTCCGCGGCGGAGATAGCCGAGATGGCGAACGAGTTGGGAATTCTAATAGGGCCCGCACACGCTTTTACCCCGTGGACGAGCCTCTACAAGGAGTACGACAGCCTGAAGGAGGCCTATGGAAACGCTAAAATTCATTTTCTTGAGCTGGGCCTCTCTGCAGACAGCGAGATGGCCGATAGGATAAAAGCCCACCACCCGCTGACTTACCTCAGCAACAGCGACGCTCACTCACCGATGCCCCACCGCCTCGGGAGGGAGTTCAACCGCTTTGAGGTTAAAGAGGTCACCTTCGAGGAGATACGGAAGGCCATTTTGAAGCGCGGGGGGAGAAAAATCGTCCTCAACGCCGGCCTTGACCCCCGTCTTGGTAAGTACCACCTTACCGCATGCTCCCGCTGTTATACGAAATATTCTCTGGAGGAGGCCAGAGCTTTTAGGTGGAAGTGCCCAAAATGCGGGGGCAGGATAAAGAAGGGCGTTCACGACAGAATCCTTGAGCTGGCCGACACTGAGGAGAGGCCAGAGGACAGGCCGCCCTACCTCCACCTGGCTCCGCTCGCTGAGATAATCGCGATGGTGATAGGGAAAGGAGTTGAGACGAAGGCAGTTCGCGTAATCTGGGAGCGCTTTTTGAAGGAGTTCAGGAGCGAGATAAGGGTTCTCGTCGATGTCCCTCTTGAGAGTCTGGCGGAGGTTCACGAGGAGGTCGCAAAGGCGGTATGGGCCTACAGGGAGGGCAAGCTGATAGTAATCCCAGGAGGTGGAGGAAAATACGGCGAGATAAGATTGCCAGAGGAGATAAGAAAGGCCGGAATAGAAGACCTCGAAGCCATTGAGGTTGAGGTTCCAAAGGAGGAATACCAGCCGAGGCAGACGAGCCTCATGAAGTTCCTACGGCCTAAGTGA
- a CDS encoding polysaccharide deacetylase family protein → MLVSITFDVEHDCPPYLTTTRGMEEGLPKLLDLMAEKKVRATFFFTAEMARRFPELVKRVIDEGHELGSHNYNHERLDRLSRAEGERAIVKSLKVLREFGEVVSFRAPNLQFPDYYYDILEMNDILVDSSKATYKGYREGVRFFGDVLEVPASTTSSVIRLPWRIQRIIHPRLKEPRVYFAHPWEFVPMQREKIRWDCRFNTGDRAVELLGMLIDHYRRQGAEFLTMRDYYNEYQKLKRE, encoded by the coding sequence ATGCTCGTTTCAATAACGTTTGACGTTGAACACGACTGCCCGCCGTACCTCACGACGACGAGGGGCATGGAGGAAGGGCTTCCGAAGCTGCTGGATTTGATGGCCGAGAAGAAAGTCAGGGCAACGTTCTTCTTCACCGCGGAGATGGCAAGGCGCTTTCCAGAACTCGTGAAGCGGGTTATAGACGAGGGGCATGAGCTGGGAAGCCACAACTACAACCACGAGCGGCTGGACAGACTCAGTAGGGCAGAAGGTGAAAGGGCTATCGTGAAGTCCCTGAAGGTGCTGAGGGAGTTCGGCGAAGTTGTTTCATTCCGCGCGCCCAACCTGCAGTTCCCGGATTACTATTATGATATACTGGAAATGAACGACATCCTGGTTGACTCATCCAAGGCAACATACAAGGGCTATCGTGAGGGTGTGCGGTTCTTTGGAGATGTTCTTGAGGTTCCGGCATCCACCACGAGCTCCGTTATAAGACTGCCCTGGAGGATTCAACGGATTATCCACCCCCGCCTGAAGGAACCCAGGGTTTACTTCGCCCACCCCTGGGAGTTCGTTCCCATGCAGAGGGAAAAAATCCGGTGGGACTGCAGGTTCAACACCGGGGACAGGGCCGTTGAGCTGCTTGGAATGCTGATAGACCACTACCGGCGCCAGGGAGCGGAGTTCCTGACGATGCGTGATTACTACAATGAATACCAAAAACTTAAACGGGAGTGA
- the galT gene encoding galactose-1-phosphate uridylyltransferase, producing MRELRYNPLTGQWVMVSAVRRKRPWRPKNFCPFCPGEEETGYGWEVLLLPNRFPMLSFDAPRPERGGFYRKARALGQCSVIVETPEHDVKDLDGLSLDAMTRVVELWKNITAELKKNPGIAYVSIFRNKGEEIGVSLTHPHGQLYAMPFIPLKVRLKIENSRSHFRRTGECLFCRILREEMEGERAIYENRSFAVFLPFFANWPFEIHIYPKRHVQWLTQLAEEELMDLADALRTATGTLNTVLERDMPYTMMVYQAPFKGSYDFYHLHIEFYPILRDNGKIKYAAGIEMGTWDFTYDGVPEENAEKLRKACRKVVKRIDAKGRCFT from the coding sequence ATGAGGGAGCTGAGGTACAATCCCCTGACCGGTCAGTGGGTCATGGTCTCCGCGGTGAGGAGGAAACGCCCGTGGCGACCGAAGAACTTCTGCCCTTTCTGCCCAGGAGAAGAGGAGACCGGCTACGGCTGGGAGGTTCTCCTCCTTCCGAACAGGTTCCCCATGCTGTCCTTCGATGCCCCCAGGCCCGAGCGAGGTGGGTTTTACAGGAAGGCACGGGCTCTCGGCCAGTGCAGCGTGATAGTTGAAACGCCTGAGCACGACGTCAAAGACCTCGACGGGCTTTCCCTCGACGCCATGACCCGGGTTGTTGAATTATGGAAAAATATAACCGCAGAACTGAAGAAGAATCCTGGAATTGCCTACGTCTCGATCTTTAGAAACAAGGGCGAGGAGATAGGTGTTAGCCTAACCCATCCCCACGGCCAGCTCTACGCGATGCCGTTTATACCCCTCAAGGTTCGCCTCAAAATCGAGAACTCGAGGAGCCACTTTAGACGCACCGGCGAGTGCCTCTTCTGCAGGATTCTAAGAGAAGAGATGGAGGGTGAGAGGGCAATCTACGAGAACAGAAGCTTTGCAGTCTTTCTACCCTTCTTCGCGAACTGGCCCTTTGAGATCCATATCTATCCTAAAAGGCACGTTCAGTGGCTCACCCAGCTGGCGGAGGAAGAGCTCATGGATTTGGCCGACGCTCTCAGAACTGCGACAGGAACCCTTAACACTGTCCTGGAGAGGGACATGCCGTACACCATGATGGTCTATCAGGCACCGTTCAAGGGGAGTTACGATTTCTACCACCTCCACATCGAGTTCTACCCAATCCTGAGGGACAACGGGAAAATCAAGTACGCCGCAGGGATAGAGATGGGAACCTGGGATTTCACCTACGATGGAGTTCCAGAGGAGAATGCGGAGAAGCTTAGAAAAGCGTGCAGAAAGGTGGTAAAAAGAATAGATGCCAAGGGTAGGTGCTTCACTTAG
- a CDS encoding thiamine-phosphate kinase: MEREIIELFTRHLGIQGDLSLGDDAGAIKLGDEWLVATNDMLVRKTDVPDIMTPKQVGFKIVTMNVSDVAAMGAKPLGFLFSLGVPRDIEMDYLEGIAEGIGKALEFYEVPVLSADTNEADDLIIDGIALGRTKRLLTRSGARPGDLVCVTGDIGRALAGLLVWKHGLNVPPSTKKALYEKLLEPRARVREGIELSRIANGAIDISDGLSKELHLLAGMSGVRIEIDARKLPIRGEVREVAEALGLDPIEIALASGEEFELVFTVPEGRADDLRMEFTVIGRVERGDGVYITTDGKRQEMPVLGWEHLGRGAKGTYREMFR; the protein is encoded by the coding sequence GTGGAGAGGGAGATAATCGAGCTCTTTACGAGGCACCTCGGGATTCAGGGCGATTTATCTCTGGGGGACGACGCCGGGGCAATTAAGCTTGGGGACGAATGGCTGGTAGCAACCAACGACATGCTGGTGAGAAAAACGGACGTGCCGGATATAATGACGCCCAAGCAGGTAGGCTTCAAGATAGTCACCATGAACGTGAGCGACGTTGCTGCTATGGGAGCGAAACCCCTGGGATTTCTCTTCTCATTGGGTGTTCCGCGGGATATTGAGATGGACTATCTCGAGGGCATTGCGGAGGGGATAGGAAAGGCCCTTGAGTTTTATGAAGTCCCAGTTCTCAGCGCCGATACGAACGAAGCGGACGATTTGATAATAGACGGAATCGCCCTTGGAAGGACGAAGAGACTTCTCACGAGGAGCGGGGCGAGGCCGGGAGACCTGGTATGTGTCACGGGGGACATTGGCCGGGCTCTGGCGGGACTTCTCGTCTGGAAGCACGGGCTCAACGTTCCCCCTTCCACAAAAAAAGCGCTCTATGAAAAGCTTCTTGAACCCCGGGCAAGGGTTCGCGAGGGAATCGAACTGAGCAGGATTGCAAACGGAGCAATAGACATAAGCGACGGCCTGAGTAAAGAACTGCACCTACTGGCAGGGATGAGCGGTGTGAGGATAGAGATCGATGCCCGGAAGCTGCCGATCAGGGGGGAGGTCAGGGAAGTGGCCGAGGCCCTTGGGCTGGATCCAATTGAAATTGCCCTCGCGAGCGGGGAGGAGTTCGAACTCGTTTTCACGGTACCCGAGGGGAGGGCAGATGATCTCCGGATGGAGTTCACCGTGATAGGACGGGTCGAGAGAGGGGACGGTGTGTACATTACCACCGACGGAAAAAGACAGGAGATGCCAGTTCTAGGCTGGGAACACCTTGGCCGGGGAGCAAAAGGAACGTATAGAGAGATGTTCCGATAA
- a CDS encoding glycosyltransferase family 4 protein, with protein sequence MESLKIAIASDWFYPKIGGIESHIDELARNLVLMGHEPYVLTHDYRYMKPYIDSFPYHVVRFPATLYFRKYHSSVGFSQLWRINEFYKKVGFDITHVHSIYSPLAVAVSKISRGIRDVPVIATNHSFYGRPSLGFLMGPFIRHHLKRIDTFVAVSTPVAEDTRNLLGNKLNGRPVVVVPNGIDVRKWRPPEPEERERARSDLGVRDEIVVLYLGRMTERKQAHRIPVMVKEALKRSGIPKSKVKLIMVGNGPMRPVLEKNLRETGIGEITELYDFMERGRLLPLYWAADLVLMPGILEAFPVVGLEAMATGNPVIGRNESGLSDMVLHGITGLLAVSEGGMADNLARVFEEPELLVEMGVAARERAGREFSWEVVLKRLLRVYRMTIEVGSDVDRLYLPYKLMRRLG encoded by the coding sequence ATGGAAAGCCTTAAAATCGCAATAGCAAGCGACTGGTTCTACCCGAAGATAGGGGGAATAGAATCACACATCGATGAACTCGCCCGCAACCTCGTTCTCATGGGGCACGAACCCTACGTCCTGACCCACGACTACAGGTACATGAAGCCGTACATTGACAGCTTTCCCTATCACGTTGTCAGGTTTCCCGCAACGCTCTACTTCCGCAAATACCACTCCAGCGTGGGATTTTCACAGTTATGGAGGATAAACGAGTTCTACAAGAAGGTCGGCTTTGATATAACCCACGTCCACAGCATATACTCACCCCTGGCAGTGGCGGTGTCAAAAATATCGAGGGGAATTCGAGACGTCCCGGTCATAGCCACCAACCACTCCTTCTACGGCAGGCCTTCCCTAGGCTTCCTGATGGGGCCATTCATCAGACACCACCTCAAGCGGATAGACACTTTTGTGGCCGTCAGTACACCAGTAGCCGAAGATACCAGGAACCTGCTGGGGAATAAGCTCAACGGGCGTCCGGTCGTCGTGGTTCCCAACGGGATAGACGTCAGGAAATGGCGCCCGCCGGAACCGGAGGAAAGGGAGAGGGCCAGAAGTGACCTCGGGGTGAGGGACGAGATAGTGGTGCTGTACCTCGGGAGGATGACCGAGCGCAAGCAGGCCCACAGGATACCGGTGATGGTGAAGGAGGCGCTGAAGCGGAGCGGAATTCCGAAAAGCAAGGTGAAGCTTATAATGGTTGGCAACGGCCCCATGCGTCCTGTGCTGGAGAAGAACCTCCGGGAGACTGGCATAGGGGAGATAACCGAACTGTACGATTTCATGGAGCGGGGAAGGCTTCTCCCGCTGTACTGGGCAGCCGACTTAGTTCTCATGCCCGGCATCCTGGAGGCCTTTCCGGTTGTGGGACTTGAGGCCATGGCCACTGGAAATCCCGTCATTGGCCGGAACGAGAGCGGGCTGTCGGACATGGTCCTTCACGGCATCACGGGCCTGCTTGCAGTGAGTGAAGGGGGAATGGCGGACAACCTTGCCAGGGTTTTCGAGGAACCGGAACTCCTTGTGGAGATGGGAGTGGCCGCCAGAGAGCGGGCAGGGAGGGAGTTCTCGTGGGAGGTCGTGCTCAAGAGGCTCCTCCGGGTTTACAGGATGACGATTGAAGTGGGTTCTGACGTGGACAGGCTGTACCTCCCCTACAAGCTGATGAGGAGGCTGGGATGA